CGGAGCATGGCAGCCCACCGTGGGTCTCTCCATGCTGATCATGTCGATCACCGACGCCCCCCGGCTGCTCTTCGCCCTCTTCCTGGGCGGCGAGAACTCGTTCGTCCAGATCGTCGGCTGGATCACCCTGCTGGCCGCCGGAGCGCTCTTCACCTCCATGGTGAGCAAGTCCCACGACCTGCCGTGGCCCAAGGCCCTGGGCGCCTCGGCGATCCAGCTGATCGGCCTGCTCTCCATCCTCAAGCTCGGCACGATCTGAGCGGCGTCACGCGTACGACGAAGGGCCCGGACGGTGGAAACGGTCCGGGCCCTTCGTCACGCGTGGCGGCTCCTCAGGAGTCGAAAACCTGGCGAGTTCCCCGATGCGCCGGTCCACGATGCCGGTCGTCTCGGCCGCTTTGGTGGCGTACTTCGCCACGTACGCGGCGACCGCCTGTTCGGTGAGGTCGTCGTTCGCGTTGTCCGCGCCGATCGGCCGCACGTCCACCTGAGTCCCCCAACGGAGGGTCCGGGCCGGTTGGTCGCCCGAGGGCGGGACGGGGACGCTGGAAGCCGTCCGGACGATCGGCGAGGGCCAGATAGGGCCAGCTGGGACGTGCGGGCTATAGTCTGGGCTATAGACCTGCAAACTAGGTACTCGCTAACTGCCATCCAATCGGCCGAGTCTGCGCAGGTCACACGGGCTGGCTCCAAGCAAAGAGCCCAACCTCGGTGGTCTAGACCGAGGCCGGGCTCATCGCGTGGAGTCGTTAAGCGGGTCCGGCCGACTATCTAACGGCCGGGCCCGCTTTGCTGCCCTGGCACATCGTCCGGCCCACCACCTAGCGTTTGGCGCCTCTATCGCGCCAGCTGTTCCACACAGCCTGCGAGTGCCGCGATCGCGGAGAGCGCTGCAATCACGATCTCGGCCCTTATCAGGCTTCGCTTCGGACCACGCGGTTGCTCTTCTTGATCATCCGGCTTTCGCAGATCTGCCATGTCGACTTCCGATCCGGTGGTGCTAACCCCCTGGTTAGCGGGGTCTTCGGCTCTGTGGTCCGAAGCTCAGGATGGACCGGAAGTGGACGGCAGAAGCATATCAGTCGGCACCGACAACCAGGTCAACTCGGAGCCGGCACCGACCACGTAACACCCCTAGAGGGCCTCCCGGTTCAGCTTGGGCCCCTCGCCCAACCTATGTACTGGAGGCAAGACACTCCACGGGAAGTTGATCCAGCGGTCGGTCCTCTTCCACACGTACTCGCACCTCACGAGCGACTGCGGCTTCTCGAAGATCACCGCGCTGCGCACCTCGGCGACGTGGTCCAGGCAGAAGTCGCGGACCAGCTTCAGCGTCTTGCCGGTGTCGGCGACGTCGTCGGCGATCAGCACCTTCTTGCGCGTGAAATCCACGACGTTCGGGACCGGCGCCAGCATGACCGGCATCTCCAGGGTGGTGCCCACGCCGGTGTAGAACTCCACGTTCACCAGGTGGATGTTCTTGCAGTCCAGCGCGTACGCCAGGCCACCGGCCACGAACACGCCGCCCCGCGCGATGCTCAGCACCACGTCGGGCTCGAACCCGTCGTCGGCGACCGCCTGGGCGAGCTCGCGCACGGCGAGCCCGAACCCCTCGTAGGTCAGGTTCTCCCGGTCCTCCGCGGCTGCCATGCCCGTCATCTCGGCGTCCTCCGTGTCAGACCTGCCGGACCCGTCAGACCTGGGTCCGGTGGAAGTTCAGGTACGAACGCGAAGCCGTCGGGCCCCGCTGCCCCTGGTAACGGGAGCCGTACCGCTCCGAACCGTAGGGGAACTCCGACGGCGAGGTCAGCCGGAACATGCACAACTGCCCGATCTTCATCCCCGGCCACAGCTTTATCGGCAGCGTCGCCAGATTCGACAGCTCCAGCGTCACGTGCCCCGAGAACCCGGGGTCGATGAACCCGGCGGTGGAGTGCGTCACCAGCCCGAGCCGCCCGAGCGAGCTCTTCCCCTCCAGCCGCGAGGCCAGGTCGTCCGGCAGCGTGATGACCTCGTACGTCGACGCGAGCACGAACTCACCGGGGTGCAGGATGAACGGCTCGTCCCCCTCCGGCTCGACCGTACGGGTCAGGTCGGGCTGCTCGACCGCGGGGTCGATGTGGGGGTAGCGGTGGTTCTCGAACACCCGGAAGTAGCGGTCCAGCCGCACATCGATGCTCGAAGGCTGAACCATCGACGGGTCGAACGGGTCGATACGGACCCGACCGCTGTCGATCTCGTTCCGGAGGTCTTTGTCAGAGAGAAGCACGATCCGAGGATACGCAGAACGCGCGAGCCCGCCCCAACCGGACCACACCCGCGCGCCTGCCCCACCACCGACGACACCCCCCGCCGCCCCGGTTCCCCTCCCGGACGCCCCGGGGACCGGCTCACCGGCTACGGCTCTTACCGGCTGCCGCGCCAGGTACCGGTACCGCCTTGCCGGCTACCGCTTCGCCGGCGCCACCGGAACCGAGCTGCGCAGCCGCGCGCACCGCGGGCACCGGATCAGCCGCCCGGGCCCGATCCGGTCCGACCCGAGCTGCTGCATCGGGAACGTCGACGTGGCGAACACGTGCCCCTCCGCGCAACGGACGACCGTGCGCTCCCCCGCCTCCACAGCCTTGAGCGACTCCACTGCCTTCAACGACTCCATCAAGTCCCTTCCCAACCAGCCGGCCTCGAACGAGAAAGCCACACATTAGGGGATGAACAGGACCCACTCCACACGCCGCTCCGCTCCAACCTACGCCCCAACTCCCGCCCACCGCACACCCGTCAACCCCACGCCCCCGCCCCACCCACCCACACCCCGACAAGCCCCCCGAAACGCCGAAAGGACCCGCGACGGATTCGCCGGGGTCCAGCCATGAGGTACAGTGTGCGAGCATGCACAGCCGATCATCGGCGAGCATTGCGGGTGTAGTTTAATGGTAGAACATGAGCTTCCCAAGCTCAGAGCGCGAGTTCGATTCTCGTCACCCGCTCCACGAAGAAGGCCCAGGTCAATGACCGGGGCCTTTCTTGTTGTCTAGACCAGTTGAGGGGTGGCGTGCCCTCCGCGTGCCCCAACCTCCAGAACGCCCGCTGCTGCATCACGCCCACATGCCGCTGTGTCACCCGTAGACGCCCTCCGCGTGACGCGCACCACAAGCACGGCAAGTATCTGACTTCGTCATCCGAAAGGCAGGCGGCAACCCACCTCAACCTGGAGGTGTGTTGCCGCCAAGGCACAGATACGGCCTGACGGGTCGCGCCCCAGCGGTCGGCTGCAAGGACCCGCCGGCCGCTGGCTTACGACTCAGTCAGGCCCATGCCTTTGACACGCACCAGGCCAAGGTGGAGGGGGAAGGTGTCCGGCCCTCTGATACCCACCCTCTTCTGGGTACCGAAGGACGCGGATTTGCCTCCACGCGATATCGAAGGAGATGGTGTCGCTGCTAACTCGGGAGCGTCTCCAGGCGAGGAAGCTGGTCCGGGGCGAAAGCGTCCAGCGCCAGAATTCGCCGGCTACCACCGGACCTCCGAAGTGCCGCGGAGGACTGCAGTGTTCACCTGGCGCCTCCGGGTGGCGCCAGTTTCCCGGTGATGGCCTCTGCGATCTCCTCAACCTTTGCTGCGTGGGCGGGCCGTTCGGCCTTACGCATTCCAGCACCTAACAGACCGTAGACCATCCGCTTCTGTGCCGGCTCGGGGAAGGAGGCCAGAAACTCCCGAACCGCCTCTACGAGCGCGTACTCGACGCCGTGGCGCCCTGGCGGACGGTAGGAAGCGAACAGCTCGGCCAGTGCCTTGGCTTCGGTCGCGCGCTTCGGCCAGTCAGTTACGTCGGTCGCGACCCATCGCGCCATGACCCCGGCGGGATCGGAGAGCTCCTCTGCGAGGTCCTCGGCTTCCTGTCGCCGGATAGCAGTGGCCTTTGATTGCTCGCGTTGGGCAACCAACAGCGCCTCTACGGCAGCCTGGTCTCCTGTGAGTAACGACACGTGCACGCGAGCGCCGTACCGGACCTCAGGGTCGACCAGCGTATGACTGCGAGCCATTTCCCGTGCCAGCAGGTCCTGAACGGAGTGGAGGTCGGCCGCGGGCAGCCGCCGAAGAACATCTGCCGCCTCGTGCCGCAACGCAATGCGGACCGCACGGGCCGTCCCTCCCGCATCCATCAAGGGCGCGGCCACGCTCTGGACCTGCACATGGAAGACCACCTGAAAGGCGATACCCGCGTGCGCGCTCTCCAGCCGAGCCTCGAAGCTCTCTATTAAAGCCTGGAGCTCCTCACGAGGATCAGGAGGATCCTGCTTTCTCCAGCCCACGACCTACGGCTCCCTGCTGTCCTCGGTTGCCAACCACGGGTCAGCCTGCGAAATATGCCTGAGTTCACCACGCAACTCGATGACTGCGGCGTCATAGGCGACTCCCGGCTCACCGATCAGCAGAGCGGAGACTGGCGCGGCCGTCAGATACCTGGAGATGACCCGCCCGAGGATCCCCGTGACATGCTCACGAGGCACAGTGCCGTCCGCTCTCGCATGTGCCCACCGGTCAATCAGCGCCCGACACTCCTGATCGACGGCTCGGTTCTCCAGCGCGGTGCTCCAGCCAGTGACCAGTGCGTCCGCAACAACCGGGTCAGCCGCGGCCGAGGCAAGGGTGACCTGCAGAGCGTACGGGTCCGTCTGCGGGTTGATGACGGCCAGGAATGCCCGACTCCCGGCGGTGTTGCCTCGCTTGGCAGCCCAAGCGTTCACCATGCGCCAGACGGTCGGCAACTGCTCCTCCGTGGCCGCCATGGCGCGCAGCGCCGCGTCCGCCTCCATGACAGCGGTGTCCCGTTCTGTCCTCCCCAGGACGTGCTGGATACGCACCAGCGCCTGCCGGGGGTAATGCCGCGCAAAGTCGGTCTGACAAACCAGGGCCACCACCCGCGCCAAAGGTTCCTCACCGTCCTGCGCCCATTCGAGGAGCTTCGTCCGAACGGAAGGACCCAGCCGGTCAGCTTGTGCCGTCCGGCTCAGGACGCTGGCGATCAATCGCAAGTGCCGGTCGTCGTTGCTAACCCCAATCCAGCTCTTGATGGTCTCCACCACGCGAATGTCATTCTCGGCGATGGCCAGCTCGACCAGCAGATCGCTGATCTTCTCCAGGCGTTTCGTGCCGCGTGCCCGGTCCGTCACCAGCAGGTCCAGCCAGCTCAGAAGATGTGTGTGGATGTCGGGACGCTGCCGCCACAGGTGCAGAAGCACTGCCCTGGCATACCCCGGCCGGTGGTCAAAGGACGCTTGCCGGCCCGACACCTTTGCCTTGACCGATTTGAGTCTGTCGCTGAGGTCCGGCCCGGTGAGGATCTCACGCACACCGTCCCGCCCATGATCCCCTAGCAGCGCCTGGGCGCCCTCCTGCATCGTGAGGGCGTCTTCGCCACTGAGGAATACCGCGGCAATGAGCAGCGCCCTGTCTTCGGGCATCTGTGTCGTGGCCGCAAACACCGCGCTGACATCGGTGGACCACTCCTGGAATCTGCTCGCCGCCGTCTTGACGCTCGCCGGTGAGCCGTCTGAAGTCGCCAGAAGGGCAGCCAACCGGGCTCCGTCCGCCGGTGTGGACTCAGCGTTAAGCAACTGGGCTGCGGGGGTTGCCTCGGGGTTGGCGCGATCGACTGTGACTTGGTTGGCCCGGCCAGGCAGGTCGTACACGTATTCCAGGTGAGTGCGGGCCACCAACTGGGCCGACGGCCTGTTCTTCACGCGGATAAGGGCCGCGGTATGCGTGGCTACCTGAGGCCAGACCCTCTCATCAGCGATCACGACCAAGCATGATCCGATTTTCGCCAGCCTCTCCGCGTGGACGGCTAATGCGCCGGCCACCCGGTCCGGGTTCACCCAACCAGCCATCTCGTCTTCGACGTCCAGCAGGTACCCGGTATGAGCTGCGTCGGGGAGTACGGAGCAGTCTGGTTCTGCGGGGTCCTCCCAGTCGGGTTCAATCTCCTTCAGCTCCATCGACCCCTCCCTGGCCTGCCGCGAGAGTGCGGTCCGCCATAGGGCCCGGATACCGGCAGCCCTCTTGCCGTGTTCCGGAGGGCCTGCGATCACCGCCAACGCGCTACCCGGCACGGATAGAATCTTGATCGCTTCGTCCGCAGCCGTAACCGGCAGATCGTCCGCGTCCTTCGACACCCACCCCTGGCTAGCCGCCTTCAGCTCGAACTCGGACAGGTCGGTGACGGTGAGCGGTTGTTTGCCCGTCGAAAGGAACACCGAACCAAGAGCCGCCACAACGAACGCGTTGTGGTTGCCGGAGACGTTCAGCCTAGATTGCAATGCTTCCGGGTATTCCTCCGGCGCATCCGGGCCCTCGTCCTTCGCGTCGGTCGTGGACGTCGGCCCGGACATGTCCGCGCCGTGCGGATGGGCGGAGTCCTCTCCCGACGCGCTCTCGAGATCAGCTGGCTGAGTTGAATCCGCAGGCCGATGCCCGGCGCGCTGAGGCCGTACCCAGTCTGGGATTCCGTCATCAAAGGCACCCGTCACTTGGACTCCTCCGCTCGATAGGTGAAGGTGCCACCGAAGATCGAACTGCCGGTCATGATGACCTGGCTGTGGGTGTTGTTCTCCGCGACCATTCGCGGCCCCGAGCTTGCCTCACCGCTGGCGCGCTCCCGCTCATGCACAAGCGCCATGAGGTCGACCGCCATCTCGGGGTACTTCACGAGGAAGCCCTTCAACTGAATGAACAGCTCCCGGCAGATCTCCTCGCGCACTCGCTCGCGATCAGCTTCAGGCGTCTCCAACAGTCGCCCCTGGTGGAGATCCAGCACGCGAAGTTCGTCTGCGGCCGTCGCCTCATTGCCTCCTCGGAAGAAAGACACCAACGCGCCGCGCACGCCCTGCCAGCTCGACCTGGCCATCTCGGCCGCCAACACCCCCGCGCCACTCGTCGCCACCTCGATGACGTTGAACGCTTCCGTCATGCCCGCACCCCCACCTGATCCAACCGATTTGGAGAGATCAGGGTGCAGGGTGGAACTACAACGAACAATCGAATTGATGTTCTTGGCCTGTAACAGACGGAAAAACGACCCACCTTCCGACCCGATCAAACCATCACTTTCGAAGATAGATCGGCGAATGACCTGGAAGGAAGGGGTCGGGAAGTTATTTTCGAATCACTTTTGGCCGCCAGACGCCGTTGATAGATGGCTCGAAGGCTTCGAAATGTAAGCGAACTGTATTTCGAATAGCCTAATCCATCACGAGAGCACACGTGCCAGTAGTTATCCCTCCATGGCGTGTAACCCGGGACTGGCATGCGGGTTCGACGCCTGTCCCAACTTCTGTCGCAAACGCAGCCTTTCCACCTCTCCTCTTGCGGCCGGAGCGACAGATGATGCAATCGGTGGCGGAGCAGAGGCCGCTCGGTCCCGGAACAGCGCCAATGCCTCAGGGTGGGGCACCGGGCCCCACCCTGAGGGGGCATGACGCTCCCTAAGTTGTCTGTGCTACGTGGCTGCCGCCTTCTCACGGGCGGCGCGGACGCGCGCGTCGATGCCGCCAGCAACCTCCCGCTGCCGCTCCCCGTCGGAGTGCTGGTAGATCAGCGCTGCCTTCTCCGAGGACTGCCCGGCGCGGACCATCGTGTCCTTGAGCGTGGCGCCCGACTGGGTGGACAGCGTGTGGCCGGTGTGGCGGAGGTCGTAAAAGCGGAAGCCCTCCTCCAGGCCGACCAGGGCGCGGGCCCTGCGCCACTTGCGGCCGAAGGTGGACCGGCGGAAAGGAGCGCCTTTCTCCCCGACAAAGAGGAGTCCGTCGGGTTCCTTGTGGGCGTACCAGTCGAGGTGGCGCTTCACCTCAATGTGCAGGAAGGCTGGAAGGAAGACGGTTCGCCTTCCGGCGGCCGACTTCGTGTCGCCTTCGACGCGGCGGCCGGTGGTCAGTTCGGGAGCAGCGTCACGGATCTTCACCGCGAGCGGTTCGAGGGTGACGTCGGACCGCCGAAGGGCGGCCTGCTCCTCCGGTCGCATCGGCCCGTAGGCACCGAA
The DNA window shown above is from Streptomyces sp. NBC_00247 and carries:
- a CDS encoding phosphoribosyltransferase, which codes for MAAAEDRENLTYEGFGLAVRELAQAVADDGFEPDVVLSIARGGVFVAGGLAYALDCKNIHLVNVEFYTGVGTTLEMPVMLAPVPNVVDFTRKKVLIADDVADTGKTLKLVRDFCLDHVAEVRSAVIFEKPQSLVRCEYVWKRTDRWINFPWSVLPPVHRLGEGPKLNREAL
- the dcd gene encoding dCTP deaminase, which produces MLLSDKDLRNEIDSGRVRIDPFDPSMVQPSSIDVRLDRYFRVFENHRYPHIDPAVEQPDLTRTVEPEGDEPFILHPGEFVLASTYEVITLPDDLASRLEGKSSLGRLGLVTHSTAGFIDPGFSGHVTLELSNLATLPIKLWPGMKIGQLCMFRLTSPSEFPYGSERYGSRYQGQRGPTASRSYLNFHRTQV